From one Plasmodium malariae genome assembly, chromosome: 12 genomic stretch:
- the PmUG01_12028600 gene encoding conserved Plasmodium protein, unknown function, protein MKENAANNSFTAYTKNTVINSDFGNITNKEKGKEKRKEKGKEKEKEKRKEKEKEKRKEKGKEKRKEKEKEKEKEKEKEKEKEKEKEKEKEKEKEKEKEKEKEKGNEKQRNEMNLMKVSKEMNETKVVKETNETKVTKEEEKSFLEYSLSDVSISTVSNSTGIDSDLYNNVIKEIKKEKRRKRRLRKKEREREREKEEDKETEKERDKEKDKERDKERDKERDKKNEKKNDKKSEIEKDIVTDKEEDNEEKRRPKKDTSHALRLKEEKKKQKKKRRVSKERNDSERRHKKEKDRKKNKKHKRSKSRNNCVYNENIPKDPFNPLLLAYEKRKKHKKRNEEESDLSGKWKHDRYETTSDEDEAVKTQMCDNSFPKIDVHELRKNLWKSKAGGVCVPQINQDMNERKKDKLFK, encoded by the exons atgaaagaGAATGCGGCGAACAATTCCTTTACTGCATATACGAAAAATACAGTCATTAACTCCGATTTTggaaatataacaaataaagaGAAGGGGAAAGAGAAGAGGAAAGAAAAGGGGAAAGAGAAGGAAAAAGAGAAGAGGAAAGAAAAGGAGAAAGAGAAGAGGAAAGAAAAGGGGAAAGAGAAGAGGAAAGAAAAGGAGAAAGAGAAGGAGAAAGAGAAGGAGAAAGAGAAGGAGAAAGAGAAGGAGAAAGAGAAGGAGAAAGAGAAGGAGAAAGAGAAGGAGAAAGAGAAGGAGAAAGAGAAAGGAAACGAAAAGCAAAGGAACGAAATGAATTTAATGAAAGTATCAAAAGAAATGAATGAAACGAAAGTAGTGAAAGAAACGAATGAAACGAAAGTAACGaaggaagaagaaaaatcaTTTCTAGAGTATTCATTAAGCGACGTTTCAATTTCGACCGTGAGTAACAGCACAGGTATTGACTCTGATTTGTATAATAACGTAATtaaggaaattaaaaaagaaaaaaggagaaaaagaagactgaggaaaaaggaaagagaAAGGGAAAGGGAAAAGGAAGAGGATAAGGAAACGGAAAAGGAAAGGGATAAAGAAAAGGATAAGGAAAGGGATAAAGAAAGGGATAAAGAAAGGGATAAGAAAaacgaaaagaaaaatgataagAAAAGCGAAATAGAAAAGGACATAGTAACAGACAAGGAGGAAGACAATGAGGAGAAAAGAAGACCAAAGAAAGATACATCACATGCACTTAGActaaaagaggaaaaaaaaaaacaaaaaaaaaagagaagagtTTCAAAGGAAAGAAATGATAGTGAAAGAAggcataaaaaagaaaaagacagaaaaaaaaataaaaaacataaaaggTCTAAATCGAGGAATAACTG CGTATACAACGAAAATATACCAAAGGACCCATTCAACCCTCTACTATTAGCTTacgaaaaaaggaaaaagcataa aaaaaggaATGAGGAGGAATCTGATTTAAGTGGCAAATGGAAGCATGATAG ATATGAAACTACATCTGATGAAGATGAAGCAGTAAAAACACAGATGTGCGATAACTCATTTCCCAAAATAGATGTACATGAATTAAGGAAGAATTTATGGAAATCAAAAGCTGGG GGTGTCTGTGTACCTCAGATAAACCAAGATATGAatgagagaaaaaaagacaaattattcaaatga